CCTTGTTGTTTCATAAGCCTTAAGGGCTGCTTCATACGCACTTTGAGCAAAGCCTACTTCGATTTTGAGGCTTTCAAAATCAGCAGCGAGATTGTTTAATTTTTGCGTTTGTTCGTTTAAAGATATGATTTGAGCCTTTTCTTTTTCAAGTTGGGCTTTTAAAGCTTTGATCTCAGCTTTTAAGATACTTAATTGAGGGGCGTTATCTTGGATATAGCTTTGCATGGCTAAAAGTTCTGCTTCTTTTGTGGCTATTTTACTTTCCATTTCGGTTAAAAAACTGCTTCTGCCCTTTGCTTCTTGTGAGGGATCAAAGACCCCATGTTCATTTTGAAAGACGATAAGTTTATTTGAAGCTTCTTGGTATTTTTCTTTATATTTGATAAGCTCGCTTTCGGCAAAGTTTAGATCCTCTCTTGCACTTTTATGAGAAAGTTCGTTGATAAATCTTTCACTTTCTTTAAGTATAGCACCTGCTATAAGCCTTGCTTGCTCAGGCGTAAATCCTTCTACTTGTATATTTAAAAGAGCATTATCTTCTGTGATTTTGATGCGGTCTTTGTAATACCTCACAAATTTATCTTCATTAGCACTAGGGCTTAGAGAAAAGAAAAAATCGAGCTTTTGTGCCTCATAAATTTGACGAATATTAATCTCTTTTTCTAAAACCCTGAGCATATCAGGAGATAAAATATAGGTTCTAAGATAATTTACATCATCATTTGAGCTTAAACTTGAACCACCAAGTAAAGAGCCAAGCCCGGAAATT
This genomic interval from Campylobacter sp. MIT 99-7217 contains the following:
- a CDS encoding capsule biosynthesis protein; translation: MLGSFKAVIFFMILVVIYYTFIAADRFVSETAVTVKSSEQSSGIAISGLGSLLGGSSLSSNDDVNYLRTYILSPDMLRVLEKEINIRQIYEAQKLDFFFSLSPSANEDKFVRYYKDRIKITEDNALLNIQVEGFTPEQARLIAGAILKESERFINELSHKSAREDLNFAESELIKYKEKYQEASNKLIVFQNEHGVFDPSQEAKGRSSFLTEMESKIATKEAELLAMQSYIQDNAPQLSILKAEIKALKAQLEKEKAQIISLNEQTQKLNNLAADFESLKIEVGFAQSAYEAALKAYETTRIETIRKIKHLVIVQAPTLPQSAEYPKKIYNIITIFVVLSLVFGVLKLIRTIIEEHKY